The window TTTAAGTTCGAATCAGAAACTCACGATTTTGGTAAAATTGTAATGGGTAAGCCAGTTACTTTCGATTTTAAATATACTAACGTTGGCGAAGAGCCTTTAATAATCACGAAAGCAGAAGGTAGTTGCGGTTGTACTGTACCTAAATATACTTCTACTCCATTAAAGAAAGGTGAAACTGGAATTATCTCAGTAACCTTTAATGCAGCAGCCGGACCATCAACATTTTCTAAAACAGTAACAGTATCTTCGAATGCTAAAACCCCTGTTAAAGTACTTTATATAAAAGGTGAAACTGTAGCAGCAGCAACTTCTAAGTAATTTATTAATTTAAAATATTCAAAAAGCCTCGGTAATTGTCGGGGCTTTTTTATTTTTGTACCATGCCAAAAATTTCACAAAAAGGCTTGCAGATGCCGGCCTCCCCTATTAGAAAGCTTACGCCATTTGCAGATAAAGCCAAACAAGATGGTAAAAAGGTTTTTCACCTTAATATTGGTCAGCCAGATATTGCAACGCCAGAAGGGATGCTTAATGCCATTAAAAATATCGACTTTGATGTTTGGGCTTACACACCATCAGAAGGTACACTTTCATATCGCTTAAAACTAACTGAATATTATAATAAATTAGGCTACAATATTAAGCCAGAAAATATTTTAGTTACTGTCGGAGGTTCTGAAGCCATAACAATCGCCATGCAAACTTGCGTAAACGAAGGTGACGAAATCATTATTCCTGAGCCTTTTTATGCTAACTATAATGGTTTTGCCTGCATGAGTAATGTAGTTGTTAAACCCATTTTATCATATATAGAAAATGGATTTGCATTGCCACCCATTGCCGAATTCGAGAAACTGATTACGGCTAAAACCAAGGCAATTATCATTTGTAATCCAAATAATCCAACCGGATATTTATATTCAAGAGAAGAGCTGGAAGCCTTAAAAACGCTTTGTTTAAAATATGATCTTTTTTTATTTTCTGATGAAGCTTACCGCGAATTCTGTTATGATGATCGAGAATTTATTTCTCCAATGCACTTTGATGGTTTAGACGAAAACGTTGTAATTTTAGATACGGTTTCTAAACGTTATAGTGCTTGTGGCGCTCGTTTAGGATGTTTAATTACTAAGAATGCTTCAATTATCGCTTCTGGTTTAAAATTCGCACAAGCGAGATTAAGTCCTGGAATGGTGGAACAGATCGCTGGAACCGCAGCTGTAGATACGCCAGACAGTTATTTTGAAGAAGTGAATAAGGAATATACACTGCGTAGAGATACTTTAGTTAAAAGACTAAATAACATTGAAGGCGTATTTTGTCCGAACCCTGGTGGGGCTTTTTATGTGGTAGCAAAGTTTCCTATAGATGATTCTGATAAATTTTGTCAGTGGATTTTGGAAGACTTTAGTCATGAAAACCAAACCGTTATGATGGCACCAGCAACAGGATTCTATTCTACACCCGGATCAGGTAAAAATGAAGTTCGAATGGCTTATGTGTTAAATATTCAAGATTTAAACAAAGCAATGGATTGTCTAGAAGTCGCTTTAAAACAATATCCGGGAAGACAAGTTTAGGCGTAAACCTTAAAGGTTTTTATCATGTTAAATCATTAAAATGGAAATAGCAAACAATAAAATATTAATAACTGGAGGAGCAAGCGGAATTGGCTTGGGTTTAGTAGAAAGATTTATTAAGGAGAACAATACCGTAATTATTTGCGGTCGAAGGGCTTCTGCTTTAGAAGAAGTTTCAGTTAAATTCCCTGCTGTAATTACTAAAGTTTGCGATTTATCTATAGAACAAGAGCGGATAGATCTTTTTAATTGGATTTTAGAAAAACACAGTGATTTAAATGTTTTAGTAAACAATGCCGGCATCCAGCAGTGGATGAAGATAACGGATGAAGATTTCTACGAAAGGTCAAAAAAAGAAATTACGACTAATATTGAGGCGCCAATTCACTTAACGTCACTTTTTATAACACTAAAATTTTTAACAACGATAATTAATGTTACCTCAGGTTTATCTTTTGTTCCTTTAACGCTTGTTCCCATTTATTCGGCTACAAAAGCATTTTTTCATTCATTCACACTTTCAACCAGACATTTATTAAAATCTCAAAATATAGAAGTGATTGAGGTGATACCACCAGCGCTTAATACTGATTTAGGTGGCAAGGGTTTGCATGATCAGGCTCCGCCAGTAAGTGATTTTATTGAGTCTGTTTTCGAACAGCTTAAAAATGGAAGTAATGAAATTACTTTTGGCTTTAGTAAAGCAATGGCAAATGGTAATCAAGAAGATATAAAAAATGCTTTTAATAAGATGAATCCAAGTTTGTAACTTATCTTAAAAGTTGACTGATTATAAATTGAGCATTTAAAACTCAAAAATCCGCGAGCTTATTAAAGCTCGCGGATTTTTTTATACCTTATAGATTAGATAAAGATATTACCTTTCCTAAACGCTACATTGTCAATATTTAAAATATATCTCTAATTTTGTTATGAAGAAACACCTTGAAGTTTGTGCATTCAACATACAGTCTTGCCTCGCTGCAGAAAAAGCTGGTGCACACCGAATTGAACTTTGCGATAACCCTGTTGAGGGTGGAACAACGCCATCTTATGGAACTATAAAGCAGGTTAGAGAAAAGGTATCTATTGATCTATATCCTATCATTCGCCCCCGATCTGGTAATTATTTTTACAATAAAGATGAATATCAGATCATTAAGAATGATATAGAAATCTGCAAATCACTTGGCTGCAACGGTATTTCTGTTGGCGCACAATTGATTAA is drawn from Pedobacter mucosus and contains these coding sequences:
- a CDS encoding DUF1573 domain-containing protein, translating into MKKILVLLTFVLAFGIGANAQTASKPADFKFESETHDFGKIVMGKPVTFDFKYTNVGEEPLIITKAEGSCGCTVPKYTSTPLKKGETGIISVTFNAAAGPSTFSKTVTVSSNAKTPVKVLYIKGETVAAATSK
- a CDS encoding pyridoxal phosphate-dependent aminotransferase, with protein sequence MPKISQKGLQMPASPIRKLTPFADKAKQDGKKVFHLNIGQPDIATPEGMLNAIKNIDFDVWAYTPSEGTLSYRLKLTEYYNKLGYNIKPENILVTVGGSEAITIAMQTCVNEGDEIIIPEPFYANYNGFACMSNVVVKPILSYIENGFALPPIAEFEKLITAKTKAIIICNPNNPTGYLYSREELEALKTLCLKYDLFLFSDEAYREFCYDDREFISPMHFDGLDENVVILDTVSKRYSACGARLGCLITKNASIIASGLKFAQARLSPGMVEQIAGTAAVDTPDSYFEEVNKEYTLRRDTLVKRLNNIEGVFCPNPGGAFYVVAKFPIDDSDKFCQWILEDFSHENQTVMMAPATGFYSTPGSGKNEVRMAYVLNIQDLNKAMDCLEVALKQYPGRQV
- a CDS encoding SDR family oxidoreductase, whose product is MEIANNKILITGGASGIGLGLVERFIKENNTVIICGRRASALEEVSVKFPAVITKVCDLSIEQERIDLFNWILEKHSDLNVLVNNAGIQQWMKITDEDFYERSKKEITTNIEAPIHLTSLFITLKFLTTIINVTSGLSFVPLTLVPIYSATKAFFHSFTLSTRHLLKSQNIEVIEVIPPALNTDLGGKGLHDQAPPVSDFIESVFEQLKNGSNEITFGFSKAMANGNQEDIKNAFNKMNPSL